In Pseudomonas hamedanensis, a single window of DNA contains:
- a CDS encoding fatty acid desaturase, translated as MDGTSASPQRHNAVLRSAHIREVVLAKGVELRERYPILRHQDALGAGILAFALAGMIGSAALYITGHMAWWVCLLLNAFFASLTHELEHDLIHSMYFRKQRVPHNLMMGLVWLARPSTINPWIRRHLHLNHHKVSGTEADMEERAITNGEPWGLARLLMVGDNVMSAFIRMLRAKTWAHKLSILKRVVKVYAPLALLHWGAWYVFLGFHAANGIGYVLGAPIEWSATTLSVMQVVDIAVVVIIGPNVLRTFCLHFISSNMHYYGDIEPGNVMQQCQVLNPWWLWPLQAFCFNFGSSHGIHHFVVKEPFYIRQMTVPVAHKVMRDMGVRFNDFGTFGRANRFVRRDAVVQEEVRTVRA; from the coding sequence ATGGACGGTACTTCTGCAAGTCCCCAGCGACACAATGCTGTACTGCGATCGGCGCATATTCGCGAGGTGGTGCTGGCCAAGGGCGTGGAATTGCGTGAGCGTTATCCGATCCTGCGGCATCAGGATGCCCTCGGCGCGGGAATACTGGCTTTCGCCCTGGCCGGCATGATCGGTTCGGCGGCGCTGTACATCACGGGCCACATGGCGTGGTGGGTGTGCCTGTTGCTCAACGCGTTTTTCGCTTCGCTGACCCATGAGCTTGAGCACGACTTGATCCACAGCATGTATTTCCGCAAGCAACGCGTGCCGCACAATCTGATGATGGGCCTGGTGTGGCTGGCGCGACCGAGCACGATCAACCCATGGATTCGTCGCCATCTGCACCTCAATCACCACAAGGTGTCCGGTACCGAAGCCGACATGGAAGAACGCGCGATCACCAATGGTGAGCCGTGGGGATTGGCGCGGCTGCTGATGGTCGGTGACAACGTCATGTCAGCGTTCATTCGCATGCTTCGGGCCAAGACCTGGGCGCACAAGCTGAGCATTCTCAAGCGCGTTGTGAAAGTCTACGCACCGCTGGCGCTGCTGCATTGGGGCGCGTGGTATGTGTTTCTCGGGTTTCACGCGGCCAACGGCATCGGCTACGTGCTGGGCGCGCCAATCGAGTGGTCCGCCACCACGTTGTCGGTCATGCAGGTGGTCGATATCGCGGTGGTGGTGATCATCGGCCCGAACGTGCTGCGCACCTTCTGCTTGCATTTCATCAGCTCGAACATGCATTACTACGGCGATATCGAGCCGGGCAATGTGATGCAGCAATGTCAGGTGTTGAACCCATGGTGGCTGTGGCCGTTACAGGCGTTCTGCTTCAACTTCGGCAGCAGTCACGGGATTCATCATTTCGTCGTCAAGGAGCCGTTTTACATCCGCCAGATGACCGTGCCGGTGGCGCACAAGGTGATGCGCGACATGGGGGTGCGATTTAATGATTTCGGCACGTTTGGGCGGGCGAACCGCTTTGTGCGGCGGGATGCCGTTGTGCAGGAAGAGGTGCGTACAGTCCGAGCGTAA
- a CDS encoding ABC transporter ATP-binding protein encodes MNAPIVSFNHVGKSFDVDGFELEAIREFNLDIAEGEFVAIVGSSGCGKSTLLRLLVGLDTQFRGQIDVDGKAVSGIGGERGIVFQEHRLFPWLTVADNIGLGLVNEPLSAAQKQQRISDFIDLVGLRDFTRAYPHQLSGGMAQRVAIARGLVASPRILLLDEPFGALDALTRQQMQDELLAIRERAKITTILVTHDVEEAIFLADRVVVMEPRPGRIKQVVDIALPHPRQRSSFDFHQLREELLHELTNDDHYQPSAPVQIRDLPLTFIAC; translated from the coding sequence ATGAACGCACCGATTGTCAGCTTCAACCACGTAGGCAAATCCTTCGACGTCGACGGTTTCGAGCTGGAGGCCATTCGTGAATTCAACCTGGACATCGCCGAGGGCGAATTCGTCGCCATCGTCGGCTCAAGCGGCTGCGGCAAATCCACCCTGCTGCGGTTGCTGGTCGGCCTCGATACGCAGTTTCGCGGGCAGATCGACGTCGATGGCAAAGCCGTCAGCGGCATCGGCGGCGAGCGCGGCATCGTCTTTCAGGAGCACCGTTTGTTTCCCTGGCTGACCGTTGCCGACAACATCGGCCTGGGCCTGGTCAACGAGCCGCTGAGTGCGGCGCAAAAGCAACAGCGCATCAGCGATTTCATCGATCTGGTCGGCCTGCGCGACTTTACCCGCGCTTACCCGCATCAGCTCTCCGGCGGCATGGCGCAGCGCGTGGCAATCGCCCGAGGCCTGGTCGCCAGCCCGAGGATCCTGCTGCTCGACGAGCCCTTCGGCGCCCTCGACGCACTGACCCGCCAGCAAATGCAGGACGAGCTGCTGGCGATTCGCGAACGAGCAAAAATCACCACAATCCTGGTGACCCATGATGTCGAGGAAGCGATTTTTCTCGCCGACCGCGTGGTAGTGATGGAGCCGCGCCCCGGGCGCATCAAGCAAGTGGTCGACATCGCCCTGCCCCATCCGCGTCAGCGCAGCAGTTTCGACTTCCATCAACTGCGCGAAGAACTGCTGCACGAATTGACCAATGATGACCATTACCAACCGAGCGCACCGGTGCAGATCCGCGATCTGCCGCTGACGTTCATTGCCTGCTGA
- a CDS encoding AraC family transcriptional regulator, whose protein sequence is MKEPTSLASWTRALRKQLDALGLDSLALCQQAGLDPTLMDDPNARYPLSGTTRLWALAVEASGDPALGLRVSRFVSPTTFHALGYALVASGSLREVFERIVRYHPVVSDALELELSRNVDRYQFRLNIPSGNPAPAFEAIDAFTAIYVRTCRNRLGRDYAPLAVYLRRPEPSDAQQWHKVFRAPVYFGCSEDRLEFALADFDSHLDDANPELAEHNEAVLKRTMAQLKPLTWERKVRDAIEEQLPEGEPSAERIAQALHLSLRSLQRHLADEGCRFDTLLNESRENLALLHLRDPQCSLSEVSYLLGFADTSSFSRAFKRWTGMTPGQFRDGLR, encoded by the coding sequence ATGAAGGAACCGACCTCCCTCGCCAGCTGGACCCGTGCCTTGCGCAAGCAACTCGACGCGCTGGGGCTGGACAGTCTTGCCCTGTGCCAACAGGCCGGACTCGATCCGACGTTGATGGACGACCCCAACGCGCGCTATCCGCTGTCCGGCACCACGCGCCTCTGGGCGCTCGCCGTCGAAGCCAGCGGCGACCCGGCTCTGGGCCTGCGCGTGTCACGTTTTGTCAGCCCGACCACCTTCCACGCGCTGGGTTATGCGCTGGTGGCCAGCGGTAGCTTGCGCGAGGTGTTTGAACGGATCGTGCGTTATCACCCGGTGGTCAGCGATGCGCTGGAGCTTGAGCTGAGCCGCAACGTCGACCGCTATCAATTTCGCCTGAACATTCCGTCCGGCAATCCGGCGCCGGCCTTCGAAGCCATCGACGCGTTCACCGCGATCTACGTGCGCACCTGCCGCAATCGCCTCGGTCGCGATTACGCGCCACTGGCGGTCTATCTGCGCCGCCCTGAGCCGAGCGACGCCCAGCAATGGCACAAAGTCTTCCGCGCCCCCGTGTATTTCGGTTGCAGCGAAGATCGCCTGGAGTTTGCCCTCGCCGACTTTGACAGCCACCTCGACGACGCCAACCCGGAACTGGCCGAACACAACGAAGCCGTGCTCAAACGCACCATGGCCCAGCTCAAACCGCTGACCTGGGAACGCAAGGTGCGCGATGCCATTGAAGAACAATTACCCGAAGGCGAACCGAGCGCCGAACGCATCGCCCAGGCCTTGCACCTGAGCCTGCGCAGCCTGCAACGGCATCTGGCGGATGAGGGTTGCCGCTTCGACACCCTGCTCAACGAAAGCCGCGAAAATCTGGCGCTGCTGCACCTGCGTGACCCGCAGTGTTCCTTGAGTGAAGTCAGCTATCTGCTGGGGTTCGCCGACACCAGCAGCTTCAGCCGCGCGTTCAAGCGCTGGACAGGGATGACGCCGGGGCAGTTTCGGGATGGGTTGCGTTGA
- a CDS encoding type II toxin-antitoxin system HipA family toxin, whose product MIEALDRLRVSVGGCEVGTLGRGHADVDSVFSYRNDATDENAVSLTMPARLESYGCERGIHPIFEMNLPEGALRDELVRRFSKAVRGFDDFALLSIIGPHQLGRLSIASASTTDRPPETSLAELLVHDGAQGLFEDLLQTYGQYSGVSGVQPKVLVRDSAAAIDRLTHRGSTHLVKAFRAEEYPELATNEYFCMRAAQLCGLDVPHFELSEHGKFLVIERFDLSDSGYLGFEDFCVLNGWPSKAKYDGSYEGVARQINAFVSPSLLQNALEAFFKIVALSAALKNGDAHLKNFGVLYEDCAERSLVRLAPAYDIITTSVYIKSDSMALLLGGSKAWPKHKMLMKFGRTACNLSEARCNQLLQMVAQGVQEAMGEMAEYSAYHPAFAEVGAAMTEQWSAGLARSLLNS is encoded by the coding sequence ATGATTGAGGCTTTGGACCGCTTGCGGGTCAGTGTCGGCGGCTGTGAGGTTGGAACGTTAGGGCGCGGGCACGCAGATGTCGATAGCGTGTTCAGCTACCGGAACGATGCGACTGATGAAAATGCCGTTTCGCTGACGATGCCGGCTCGCCTGGAAAGTTATGGCTGTGAACGCGGCATTCATCCGATATTCGAGATGAATCTTCCCGAAGGTGCGTTGCGCGATGAGTTGGTTCGGCGTTTCAGCAAAGCCGTGCGCGGCTTCGATGACTTTGCTTTGCTGAGCATCATCGGCCCACATCAACTCGGGCGCCTTTCGATCGCGAGCGCATCGACAACTGATCGCCCTCCTGAGACCTCGCTGGCTGAATTGCTGGTTCATGATGGTGCGCAAGGTTTGTTCGAGGATCTTTTGCAGACTTACGGGCAGTATTCCGGGGTTTCAGGCGTCCAGCCCAAGGTGTTGGTGCGTGACAGTGCCGCTGCGATAGACCGATTGACTCACCGAGGCTCGACTCATCTGGTCAAAGCGTTTCGTGCCGAAGAGTATCCCGAGCTGGCGACCAACGAATATTTCTGCATGCGCGCTGCGCAGCTTTGTGGCCTTGACGTGCCGCATTTCGAGCTCAGCGAGCACGGCAAATTTCTCGTCATCGAGCGTTTTGATTTGAGCGACAGCGGATACCTCGGTTTCGAAGACTTTTGCGTCCTCAACGGCTGGCCGTCGAAGGCCAAATACGACGGCTCTTACGAAGGGGTAGCACGGCAGATCAACGCGTTTGTTTCACCCTCGCTGCTCCAGAATGCGCTGGAAGCTTTCTTCAAAATTGTCGCGTTATCAGCGGCATTGAAAAATGGCGATGCTCACCTGAAAAATTTTGGTGTGCTGTATGAAGATTGTGCAGAGCGCTCGTTGGTCAGGCTTGCTCCGGCGTACGACATCATCACCACATCGGTCTACATCAAGAGCGATAGCATGGCACTACTGCTGGGCGGTTCGAAGGCGTGGCCCAAGCATAAAATGCTTATGAAGTTTGGTCGTACGGCCTGCAATCTGAGTGAAGCCCGTTGCAACCAGTTACTGCAAATGGTCGCGCAGGGTGTACAGGAAGCGATGGGCGAAATGGCGGAGTACAGCGCCTATCATCCTGCGTTCGCTGAGGTGGGCGCTGCTATGACCGAACAATGGTCGGCCGGTCTGGCGCGTAGCCTGCTCAACAGTTGA
- a CDS encoding ABC transporter permease — MARQSLLSLPLAAPPLKSRRSWPSLNQRLLPWLLPISLFALWWLAARNQWMSEQILPTPSLVWSSAVELAQGELWSHLWISLQRLFWGLLGGISAGAMLGATLGFSRRLERLIFPTFAGLAQVPTLAWIPLFMVFFGIGEVLKLVVLIKAIVVPVTLHTLVGVRDAQPKLREAAAVLRLPPRLLIRRLVLPAALPAFMAGVRLALAAGWTSLLAVELLASSEGIGYLMVWARQLFMLDIVFVCIVIIGLIGVAMDRGIGLLDRKLVHWPHPATAEIRRGPRYQGWQRLQPWLLPLGLLALWQVANDQQWVDANILVSPVAVVSTTWDGLLDGTLANGMALSLSRTLGGLLLGGGLGFALGLLLGLSRLSERLLGPTLAALRQIAIFAWVPLLTAWFGLGELAKWVFVALAGFFPLFIATQRSVANLSPQLNEAAQVLRLSLGQRLRRLVLPGAAPGIFAGLRLSLIYAWLGTIGAEYFMPSNGGIGSQMIGAQQLLRMDLIMAGMLLVGFTGALLNLIGQRLEIRATRWRHA, encoded by the coding sequence ATGGCCCGTCAATCCCTGCTCAGCCTGCCGCTGGCCGCGCCGCCGCTGAAAAGCCGCCGCTCCTGGCCAAGTCTGAACCAGCGTCTGTTGCCCTGGCTGCTGCCCATCAGTCTTTTTGCCCTGTGGTGGTTGGCCGCGCGCAATCAGTGGATGAGCGAGCAGATTCTGCCGACGCCATCGCTGGTCTGGAGCAGCGCTGTCGAACTTGCGCAAGGCGAGCTATGGAGTCATTTGTGGATCAGCCTGCAACGGCTGTTCTGGGGTTTGCTTGGAGGTATTTCGGCAGGCGCGATGCTGGGGGCCACGCTGGGTTTCAGTCGGCGTCTGGAGCGCTTGATTTTCCCGACCTTCGCCGGGTTGGCGCAGGTGCCGACGCTGGCGTGGATTCCGCTGTTCATGGTGTTTTTCGGCATCGGCGAAGTGTTGAAACTGGTGGTACTGATCAAAGCCATCGTCGTACCGGTGACCCTGCACACGCTGGTCGGCGTACGCGATGCGCAACCGAAACTGCGCGAAGCCGCCGCCGTGTTGCGCCTGCCGCCGCGTCTGTTGATTCGTCGGCTGGTACTTCCTGCTGCGCTGCCGGCGTTCATGGCCGGTGTGCGCCTGGCACTCGCCGCCGGCTGGACATCGCTGCTGGCGGTCGAGCTGCTCGCCTCCAGCGAAGGCATCGGTTACCTGATGGTCTGGGCGCGGCAGCTGTTCATGCTCGATATCGTGTTTGTGTGCATCGTGATCATCGGGCTGATCGGCGTGGCCATGGATCGCGGCATCGGTTTGCTTGACCGTAAACTGGTGCACTGGCCGCATCCGGCCACCGCGGAAATTCGCCGCGGCCCGCGTTATCAGGGCTGGCAGCGCCTGCAACCGTGGCTGTTGCCACTGGGCTTGCTGGCGCTGTGGCAGGTGGCGAATGATCAGCAGTGGGTCGACGCGAATATTCTGGTCAGCCCTGTGGCCGTGGTGAGCACGACATGGGATGGCCTGCTCGACGGCACGCTGGCCAACGGCATGGCGTTGAGTTTGAGCCGCACCCTCGGCGGCTTGCTGCTCGGTGGCGGACTCGGTTTCGCCCTGGGCCTGCTGCTGGGACTGTCGCGTTTGAGCGAACGCTTGCTCGGCCCGACCCTTGCCGCGTTGCGCCAGATCGCCATTTTCGCCTGGGTGCCGCTGCTCACGGCGTGGTTCGGTCTCGGTGAGTTGGCCAAGTGGGTATTCGTCGCCCTCGCCGGGTTTTTTCCGCTGTTTATCGCCACCCAGCGCAGCGTCGCCAACCTGTCGCCGCAGCTCAACGAAGCGGCGCAAGTGCTGCGCCTGAGCCTCGGCCAGCGCCTGCGTCGGCTGGTGCTGCCGGGCGCTGCGCCGGGGATTTTCGCCGGACTCAGGCTAAGCCTGATTTACGCCTGGCTTGGCACCATCGGCGCCGAATATTTCATGCCGTCCAACGGCGGCATCGGCAGCCAGATGATCGGCGCACAGCAACTGCTGCGCATGGATCTGATCATGGCCGGCATGCTCTTGGTCGGCTTCACCGGCGCCTTGCTCAACCTGATTGGCCAACGCCTGGAAATTCGCGCCACTCGCTGGAGACACGCATGA
- a CDS encoding arylsulfatase, with the protein MPQRPNFLVILADDLGFSDIGAFGGEIATPNLDALAYSGLRLTDFHTAPTCSPTRSMLLTGTDHHIAGIGTMAEALTPELIGKPGYEGYLNDRVVALPELLREAGYQTLMSGKWHLGLKAELAPHARGFERSFSLLPGAANHYGFEPTYDEQTPGLLKSTPALYIEDDQFLDELPKDFYSSDAFGDKLLQYLKERDQTRPFFAYLPFSAPHWPLQAPADIVEKYRGRYDAGPEVLRLERLEKLKALGLIEADVEPHPLIQLSAQWDALSKEQKQISARAMEVYAAMVERMDWNIGRVVDYLRQQGQLDNTFILFMSDNGAEGALLEAFPKFGPELMTYLNQHYDNSLDNIGRANSYVWYGPNWAQVATAPSRLFKAFTTEGGIRVPALLHYPQLPLKGQISHGFGTVMDITPTILDLAGVRHPGKQWKGKAVAPLRGKSWLGFLSGETAQVHDEHTVTGWELFGRRAIRQGSWKAVWIPGPVGPANWQLYDLASDPGEIHDLALSQPDKLDALIGHWQRYVEETGVILSASPFQPD; encoded by the coding sequence ATGCCGCAACGCCCCAATTTTCTGGTGATTCTGGCCGACGATTTAGGCTTCTCCGACATCGGTGCGTTCGGCGGCGAAATCGCCACGCCGAACCTCGATGCGCTGGCGTACAGCGGCCTGCGCCTGACCGACTTTCACACCGCACCGACCTGCTCGCCGACACGCTCGATGCTGCTGACCGGCACCGATCACCACATCGCTGGCATCGGCACCATGGCCGAAGCACTCACTCCGGAACTGATCGGCAAACCCGGTTATGAGGGTTACCTCAATGACCGCGTCGTCGCCTTGCCCGAGCTGCTGCGCGAGGCCGGTTATCAGACGTTGATGAGTGGCAAATGGCATCTTGGTCTGAAGGCCGAACTGGCGCCACATGCGCGGGGGTTTGAACGCTCGTTTTCGCTGCTGCCGGGCGCCGCCAACCATTATGGTTTCGAGCCGACCTACGATGAACAAACACCCGGCCTGCTGAAATCCACCCCGGCGCTGTACATCGAGGACGATCAGTTTCTCGACGAGTTGCCCAAGGATTTCTATTCGTCCGATGCCTTCGGCGACAAGCTGCTGCAATACCTCAAGGAGCGCGACCAGACCCGACCATTCTTTGCTTATCTGCCATTCTCCGCGCCGCACTGGCCGTTGCAGGCACCCGCCGACATCGTCGAGAAATACCGCGGTCGCTATGACGCCGGCCCCGAAGTGCTGCGCCTCGAACGCCTGGAAAAACTCAAGGCTCTGGGGCTGATCGAGGCGGATGTCGAACCGCATCCGCTGATCCAGCTCAGTGCGCAGTGGGACGCATTGAGCAAAGAGCAAAAGCAGATTTCCGCACGGGCAATGGAAGTCTACGCGGCGATGGTCGAACGCATGGACTGGAACATCGGCCGGGTCGTCGATTACCTGCGCCAGCAGGGCCAGCTCGATAACACCTTCATTCTGTTCATGTCCGATAACGGTGCCGAAGGCGCGCTGCTCGAAGCGTTTCCCAAGTTCGGCCCGGAGCTGATGACCTACCTCAACCAGCATTACGACAACAGCCTCGACAACATCGGCCGGGCCAACTCCTACGTCTGGTACGGGCCGAACTGGGCGCAGGTAGCGACCGCACCGTCGCGGCTGTTCAAGGCGTTTACAACCGAGGGCGGGATTCGTGTACCGGCGCTGCTGCACTATCCGCAGCTGCCGCTCAAAGGGCAGATCAGCCACGGCTTCGGTACGGTGATGGACATCACCCCGACCATTCTCGATCTGGCCGGCGTGCGCCATCCCGGCAAACAGTGGAAAGGCAAAGCGGTGGCGCCGTTACGTGGCAAGTCGTGGCTGGGCTTTTTGTCCGGCGAGACCGCGCAGGTGCATGACGAACACACGGTGACGGGCTGGGAATTGTTCGGGCGCCGCGCGATTCGCCAAGGGTCGTGGAAAGCGGTGTGGATCCCCGGGCCGGTGGGGCCGGCGAACTGGCAGCTTTATGATCTGGCGAGTGACCCGGGTGAGATTCATGACTTGGCGTTGAGTCAGCCGGACAAGCTCGATGCATTGATCGGGCATTGGCAGCGCTATGTGGAAGAGACCGGGGTGATCCTGAGTGCTTCGCCGTTTCAGCCGGATTGA
- a CDS encoding helix-turn-helix domain-containing protein: MEKIGELIRSLRKAQKLSQQALAQQYGMSRATISGIENNTIPEIGLRKVEAILNGFGYELAAVPRATRRPTLDELRKVNFHD; encoded by the coding sequence ATGGAAAAGATTGGTGAGTTGATCAGAAGCTTGCGTAAAGCTCAAAAATTGTCTCAACAAGCTTTGGCGCAGCAATACGGCATGAGCCGCGCAACGATTTCGGGGATTGAAAACAACACAATCCCGGAAATCGGCCTGCGCAAAGTCGAAGCGATTCTTAACGGATTCGGTTATGAATTGGCCGCAGTCCCCCGCGCCACCCGCCGCCCGACGCTTGATGAGCTGCGAAAGGTGAACTTCCATGATTGA
- a CDS encoding TauD/TfdA dioxygenase family protein, with amino-acid sequence MSNAALAVKPALHTLDIHPVAGRIGAEIRGVHLSGELDAATVEAIQQALVEYKVLFFREQTQLDDQRQEAFAHLLGEPVAHPTVPSREGTRYLLELDGAEGQRANSWHTDVTFVDAYPKASILRSVVAPAFGGDTLWANTATAYSGLPSELRELADKLVAVHSNEYDYASAKPDVSAEKLERYRKVFTSTVYETEHPVVRVHPVSGEKSLLLGHFVKRIKGYSQADSAHLFGLLQSHVIRQENTVRWRWKAGDVAIWDNRSTQHYAIDDYGTQDRVVRRVTLKGEVPVGVNGQRSQTIKGN; translated from the coding sequence ATGAGCAATGCCGCACTCGCTGTAAAACCCGCTCTCCACACGCTGGACATTCACCCGGTGGCCGGCCGTATCGGCGCCGAGATTCGCGGTGTGCACCTGTCCGGTGAGCTGGACGCGGCCACTGTCGAAGCGATTCAACAGGCGCTGGTCGAATACAAAGTGCTGTTCTTCCGCGAGCAAACTCAGCTCGACGATCAGCGCCAGGAAGCCTTCGCTCATCTGCTCGGCGAGCCGGTGGCGCATCCGACGGTCCCTTCGCGCGAAGGCACGCGTTATCTGCTCGAGCTGGACGGCGCCGAAGGGCAGCGCGCCAACTCCTGGCACACCGACGTGACCTTCGTTGACGCTTACCCGAAAGCCTCGATCCTGCGTTCGGTGGTCGCCCCGGCCTTTGGCGGCGATACCCTTTGGGCGAACACCGCGACGGCGTACAGCGGCTTGCCGAGCGAGTTGCGTGAACTGGCCGACAAACTCGTCGCCGTGCACAGCAACGAATACGACTACGCCAGCGCCAAACCGGATGTATCGGCAGAAAAACTCGAGCGTTATCGCAAGGTGTTCACCTCCACGGTCTACGAGACCGAGCATCCAGTGGTGCGCGTGCACCCCGTCAGCGGCGAAAAAAGCCTGCTGCTGGGGCATTTCGTCAAGCGCATCAAGGGCTATTCGCAGGCGGATTCGGCGCACCTGTTCGGCTTGCTGCAAAGCCATGTGATCCGCCAGGAAAACACCGTGCGCTGGCGCTGGAAGGCCGGTGATGTGGCGATCTGGGATAACCGCTCGACGCAGCATTATGCGATCGATGATTACGGCACCCAGGACCGTGTGGTGCGCCGGGTGACGCTGAAGGGCGAGGTGCCGGTGGGCGTGAATGGGCAGCGCAGTCAGACCATCAAAGGCAATTGA
- a CDS encoding ABC transporter substrate-binding protein: MNLPFKRVISLLAAPALAGLLALSAQAEELKEIRIAVPDLSAGTQHSGGGIVDVLRDQQIFEKAFAEQGIKIQWSFFKGAGPVINEAFANGQVDLAYLGDLAAIIGKSNGLDTRLLSASARGVKQYLGVVPGSGIKTLQDLKGKRVAIFRGTATQLSFDAALASQGLSEKDVKVINLDFNAAVSALAARQIDASWGSSALSALQAKGLAELPLNTKDLGGAGSVQAVLLGNGKFVDAHPEVIARLLKAQQQAVQWLTQDSNKDAYVQLVSGLASYPPVILAQDLKDQNLSEIFPSTLDPVFLSSLQDKVDLAAQQKLIRKPFKVSDWVAPELSAAQL, translated from the coding sequence ATGAACCTTCCCTTCAAACGTGTCATCAGCCTGTTGGCCGCCCCGGCACTGGCAGGATTGCTTGCGCTCAGTGCGCAGGCCGAGGAGCTCAAGGAGATTCGCATCGCCGTGCCCGACCTCAGCGCCGGTACGCAGCACAGCGGCGGCGGTATCGTCGATGTGTTGCGCGATCAGCAGATCTTCGAAAAGGCCTTCGCCGAGCAGGGCATCAAGATTCAGTGGAGCTTCTTCAAGGGCGCCGGACCGGTGATCAACGAGGCGTTTGCCAATGGCCAGGTGGATCTGGCCTATCTCGGTGATCTCGCCGCGATCATCGGCAAATCGAACGGCCTGGACACGCGCTTGCTTAGCGCGTCCGCGCGCGGCGTCAAGCAATACCTTGGCGTGGTGCCGGGTTCGGGAATCAAGACCCTGCAGGATCTCAAAGGCAAACGCGTGGCGATCTTCCGTGGGACGGCGACGCAGCTGTCGTTCGATGCGGCGCTGGCGAGCCAGGGCTTGAGCGAGAAGGATGTGAAAGTCATCAATCTGGATTTCAACGCAGCGGTGTCGGCGCTCGCGGCCAGACAGATCGATGCCTCGTGGGGCAGCTCCGCTTTGAGTGCTTTGCAAGCCAAAGGCCTGGCGGAGTTGCCGCTCAACACCAAAGACCTGGGCGGCGCTGGTAGCGTGCAGGCGGTTTTGCTCGGCAATGGCAAGTTTGTCGACGCGCACCCTGAAGTCATCGCCAGACTGCTCAAGGCGCAACAACAGGCTGTGCAATGGTTGACTCAGGACAGCAACAAAGACGCCTATGTACAGTTGGTGTCGGGGCTGGCGAGCTATCCGCCAGTGATCCTCGCTCAGGATCTGAAAGATCAGAATCTGAGCGAGATTTTCCCCTCGACGCTGGACCCGGTGTTCCTCAGCAGCCTGCAGGACAAGGTCGACCTGGCGGCGCAGCAGAAGCTGATTCGCAAACCGTTCAAGGTCAGTGATTGGGTGGCGCCTGAGCTTTCTGCAGCGCAACTTTGA
- a CDS encoding LysR family transcriptional regulator: protein MDLRQLRYFIALNEHRSFVRAADAMGITQPAFSRSIQGLEQEFGCVLVDRGNKDLRPTPEGQVVLQHALSLVQGAALLSAEVTQMTKLDAGEVHFGCGPAPAVKLVPDAVAQFINAHPKVRTCFQVDNWEKLSRALSREEIEFFIADIRHFEADPNFQTQPLTPKRGVFFCRPGHPLLAKESLSTNDMFDYPLAATLIPPGIRKLLANLSGRIDFSPTIETEHFPALVKVVLQSNAIGVGTEEAFVEDVAKGSLVLLHWRNLPQNLESMNARCGIVSRTGFRLSPAARAMIETLVAVDRQEDRVAV from the coding sequence ATGGACCTTCGCCAGTTGCGCTACTTCATCGCCCTCAACGAGCACCGCAGTTTTGTCCGTGCGGCGGACGCGATGGGCATCACCCAACCGGCGTTCAGCCGCAGCATTCAAGGGCTTGAGCAGGAGTTCGGCTGCGTATTGGTCGATCGCGGCAACAAGGATTTGCGCCCGACGCCAGAAGGTCAGGTCGTGCTGCAACACGCCCTGAGCCTGGTACAGGGCGCGGCGTTGCTCAGCGCCGAAGTGACGCAGATGACCAAGCTCGATGCCGGCGAAGTGCACTTCGGTTGCGGCCCGGCGCCGGCGGTGAAACTGGTGCCGGATGCGGTGGCGCAGTTCATCAACGCGCACCCGAAAGTACGCACCTGCTTCCAGGTGGATAACTGGGAAAAACTCAGCCGAGCGCTGAGCCGCGAAGAGATCGAATTCTTCATCGCCGACATCCGCCATTTCGAGGCCGATCCGAACTTTCAGACCCAACCACTGACGCCCAAGCGCGGGGTGTTTTTCTGCCGGCCGGGGCACCCGTTGCTGGCCAAGGAAAGCCTGTCGACCAACGACATGTTCGACTACCCGCTGGCCGCCACGCTGATCCCGCCGGGCATTCGCAAGCTGCTGGCGAACCTCAGCGGGCGCATCGATTTTTCGCCAACCATCGAAACCGAGCACTTTCCGGCACTGGTCAAAGTCGTGCTGCAATCCAATGCGATCGGTGTCGGCACGGAGGAGGCATTTGTCGAGGACGTCGCCAAGGGTTCGCTGGTGTTATTGCACTGGCGCAACCTGCCACAAAACCTTGAGAGCATGAACGCACGCTGCGGCATCGTCAGCCGCACCGGGTTTCGTCTGTCACCGGCGGCCCGGGCGATGATCGAGACGTTGGTGGCGGTGGATCGCCAAGAAGATCGCGTTGCTGTTTAG